The Vulpes vulpes isolate BD-2025 chromosome 10, VulVul3, whole genome shotgun sequence genome has a window encoding:
- the LOC112915034 gene encoding small ribosomal subunit protein uS17, producing MADIQTERAYQKQPTIFQNKKRVLLGETGKEKLPRYYKNIGLGFKTPKEAIEGTYIDKKCPFTGNVSIRGRILSGVVTKMKMQRTIVIRRDYLRYIRKYNRFEKRHKNMSVHLSPCFRDVQIGDIVTVGECRPLSKTVRFNVLKVTKAAGTKKQFQKF from the coding sequence ATGGCAGACATTCAGACCGAGCGTGCCTACCAAAAGCAGCCAACCATCTTTCAAAATAAGAAGAGGGTCCTACTTGGAGAAACTGGCAAGGAGAAGCTCCCGCGGTACTACAAAAACATCGGTCTGGGCTTCAAGACGCCCAAGGAGGCCATTGAGGGCACCTATATTGACAAGAAATGCCCCTTTACTGGCAATGTCTCCATCCGAGGGCGGATTTTGTCTGGTGTGGTGACCAAAATGAAGATGCAGAGGACTATTGTCATCCGCCGAGACTACCTCCGCTACATCCGAAAGTACAACCGCTTTGAGAAACGCCACAAGAACATGTCGGTGCACTTGTCTCCTTGCTTCAGGGATGTCCAGATCGGCGACATTGTCACAGTGGGTGAGTGCCGCCCCTTGAGCAAGACTGTGCGTTTCAACGTGCTCAAAGTCACAAAAGCTGCTGGCACGAAGAAGCAGTTCCAGAAGTTTTGA